From a single Miltoncostaea oceani genomic region:
- a CDS encoding rhodanese-like domain-containing protein encodes MEAVRAGGLIVDIRSELQREQQGRVPGALFIPRNVLEWRADPTCPHHNRVLTAVKGPLVLMCAEGYQSSLAAAALVDLGVANAADMEGGYDRWRAEGLPTVGAPCRSVERESRSPQPTNSVSTTGGLA; translated from the coding sequence TTGGAGGCGGTCCGGGCTGGCGGGCTGATCGTCGATATCCGGTCTGAACTCCAGCGGGAGCAGCAGGGGCGGGTTCCAGGTGCGCTGTTCATCCCCCGCAACGTGCTTGAGTGGCGAGCCGATCCGACGTGCCCCCACCACAACCGCGTCCTCACTGCTGTGAAGGGTCCGCTCGTGCTCATGTGCGCCGAGGGCTACCAGTCGAGCCTCGCCGCCGCCGCCTTGGTCGATCTGGGGGTCGCGAACGCCGCCGACATGGAGGGCGGCTACGATCGCTGGCGCGCAGAGGGTCTGCCGACCGTCGGCGCCCCATGTCGGAGCGTCGAACGGGAATCGCGGTCGCCTCAACCGACGAATAGCGTGTCCACAACCGGGGGGCTGGCGTGA
- a CDS encoding dihydrolipoyl dehydrogenase family protein, with translation MTEKAYDVVVIGAGPGGEVAAGRLADAGLEVAIVEEHLVGGECSFYACMPSKALLRPAQAVAEARRVPGAREAVTGPLDVAAVLARRDEVVHDLDDGAQVPWLEAHGIVLHRGRGVLDGERRVRVGDEVLTARRAVVIATGSSAAVPPVPGLAQSSPWTSREAAVASAVPGRLVVLGGGVVGCELAQAFQTLGSAVTLIEPGPQLLGREEPFAAEQVEGGLAAAGVDVRVLTRAERVGRTAAGVRVELSGAAPVEADEILVATGRRPNVTGIGLETIGLADDGPLATDVHLCVAGAEGWLYAVGDVNGRALLTHQGKYQGRIAADHILGRFNTSIVYGGPLSPRVVFTEPQVAAVGYTLGAAHEAGIDARAVDADLSATAGASFLGRGEPGTARLVVDENRRVLVGATFTGPEVADLVHAATIAIVADVPIDRLWHAVPSFPTRSEVWLKLLEAYGL, from the coding sequence GTGACCGAGAAGGCCTACGACGTGGTGGTCATCGGCGCGGGACCGGGGGGCGAAGTCGCCGCGGGCCGGCTCGCCGACGCGGGGCTCGAGGTCGCGATCGTCGAGGAGCATCTCGTCGGCGGCGAATGCTCGTTCTACGCCTGCATGCCCTCGAAGGCCCTCCTGCGGCCGGCCCAGGCGGTGGCAGAAGCGAGGCGTGTCCCGGGCGCCCGCGAGGCCGTCACCGGTCCGCTGGACGTCGCCGCGGTCCTCGCGCGGCGCGACGAGGTCGTCCACGACCTCGACGACGGGGCGCAGGTCCCCTGGCTGGAGGCCCACGGCATCGTCCTGCACCGTGGGCGGGGGGTGCTGGACGGCGAACGCCGCGTGCGGGTCGGTGACGAGGTGCTGACGGCGCGACGCGCCGTGGTCATCGCCACTGGCAGCAGCGCGGCGGTCCCCCCTGTCCCCGGTCTGGCTCAGTCCTCCCCATGGACCAGCCGCGAGGCGGCGGTCGCCTCTGCCGTCCCGGGCCGCCTGGTAGTACTCGGCGGCGGTGTCGTCGGGTGCGAGCTCGCTCAGGCGTTCCAGACACTCGGCAGCGCCGTGACGTTGATCGAACCGGGGCCGCAGCTGCTCGGTCGCGAGGAGCCCTTCGCCGCCGAGCAGGTCGAGGGGGGCCTGGCGGCGGCGGGGGTGGACGTGCGTGTCCTCACGCGCGCCGAGCGGGTCGGGCGCACGGCAGCGGGTGTACGCGTCGAGCTCTCCGGCGCCGCCCCCGTGGAAGCCGATGAGATCCTCGTCGCGACGGGACGCCGCCCCAACGTCACCGGGATCGGCTTGGAGACCATCGGGCTGGCCGACGACGGACCGCTCGCCACGGACGTGCATCTGTGCGTCGCCGGGGCCGAGGGCTGGCTCTACGCCGTCGGCGACGTCAACGGGCGCGCCCTGCTGACCCACCAGGGCAAGTACCAGGGCAGGATCGCGGCGGACCACATCCTTGGTCGCTTCAACACCAGCATCGTCTACGGCGGGCCGCTGTCACCCCGGGTGGTTTTCACCGAACCTCAGGTCGCCGCGGTCGGCTACACTCTCGGGGCCGCCCACGAGGCCGGCATCGACGCACGCGCCGTCGACGCCGACCTCTCGGCAACGGCCGGTGCCTCGTTCCTCGGGCGCGGGGAACCGGGCACCGCCCGCCTGGTGGTCGACGAGAACCGGCGGGTGCTCGTGGGAGCGACCTTCACCGGCCCCGAAGTCGCGGATCTCGTCCATGCCGCGACGATCGCGATCGTCGCCGATGTCCCGATCGATCGGCTCTGGCACGCAGTGCCGAGCTTCCCGACGCGCAGCGAGGTCTGGCTGAAGCTCCTCGAGGCCTACGGCCTCTGA
- the selB gene encoding selenocysteine-specific translation elongation factor — MRDGVVLATAGHVDHGKTTLVGALTGRDTDRLAAEKQRGISIELGFAPLRLASGGSVSLVDVPGHDRFVRHMVAGVTGVDGFLLCVAADDGVMPQTREHMAVLGLLDIDQGVVAITRSDLGDAAAASAAVARLLPQGTEIVPVCAPTGDGVPELREALERLVARLPPRLREGPPRLWVDRCFSAPGAGTVVTGTLWGGGLAVGDAVTVLPDGTGGRIRGLQVHDSPVERVEAGRVAVALAGVGRAEARRGSCVVRAGDPWALTDRLGVHVEALAGEEGIPRSDATVQCFLGTHEGPGRVVLLDRRHLDPGEDGPAELRLAHAVCARPGDRLVLRASAGRTVAGARVVDTDPPRGRPRRHLAERLAVLAGADATAITELRAQEAGTLGLDDVDDAPRSAGSRLVSIGGRLFHEAVIARVGDQARAAVSGRGATVAATRAATGLPPAAAAAVVTGLVAEGAMTLRGARLMPPGAGTIGAEAHTVSSALASAGLRALSMRELPGITGLDEDAIASALAALRDAGRVRRVEDLWFDAAALEGAWREVSPIFERGPVGIGALRDAWGVGRRHALAIAGHLDDVGLTKREGDARVLRRGARRP; from the coding sequence GTGAGGGACGGCGTCGTCCTGGCGACCGCCGGGCATGTCGATCACGGCAAGACGACGCTGGTGGGGGCGCTGACCGGCAGGGACACCGACCGCCTCGCCGCCGAGAAACAGCGCGGCATCTCGATCGAACTCGGTTTCGCGCCTCTGCGGCTCGCCTCCGGCGGGTCCGTCAGCCTGGTCGACGTGCCCGGTCACGACCGTTTCGTGCGCCACATGGTCGCCGGCGTGACCGGGGTCGACGGGTTCCTGCTGTGCGTCGCCGCCGACGACGGCGTCATGCCCCAGACCCGTGAACACATGGCGGTGCTCGGGCTTCTCGACATCGACCAGGGGGTTGTCGCGATCACACGATCCGACCTCGGCGACGCCGCGGCCGCGTCCGCGGCTGTCGCCCGCCTGCTGCCCCAGGGAACCGAGATCGTGCCCGTCTGCGCACCGACCGGCGACGGTGTCCCGGAGCTTCGCGAGGCCCTGGAGAGGCTGGTCGCCCGCCTTCCTCCCCGTCTGCGTGAGGGCCCGCCACGACTGTGGGTCGACCGGTGCTTCAGCGCGCCCGGGGCGGGCACGGTCGTCACCGGCACACTCTGGGGTGGCGGGCTCGCCGTCGGCGACGCCGTCACGGTGCTGCCCGACGGCACCGGCGGGCGCATCAGGGGCCTCCAGGTCCACGACTCCCCCGTCGAGCGCGTCGAAGCGGGGCGGGTGGCCGTCGCCCTCGCGGGGGTCGGGCGAGCCGAGGCCAGGCGGGGCTCGTGCGTCGTCCGCGCCGGCGACCCCTGGGCCCTCACGGACCGGCTCGGCGTCCACGTGGAGGCATTGGCGGGGGAGGAAGGCATCCCTCGTTCGGATGCGACGGTGCAGTGTTTCCTCGGCACGCACGAGGGGCCGGGCCGCGTCGTGCTGCTCGACCGCCGGCACCTCGATCCCGGCGAGGACGGCCCGGCCGAGCTCCGGCTCGCCCACGCGGTCTGCGCGAGGCCGGGGGACCGGCTGGTTCTGAGGGCGTCCGCCGGGCGGACCGTCGCCGGGGCGCGGGTGGTCGACACCGATCCGCCGCGGGGCCGGCCGCGACGGCACCTCGCCGAACGCCTCGCCGTGCTCGCAGGGGCGGACGCAACCGCGATCACCGAGCTGCGGGCCCAGGAGGCCGGCACCCTCGGCCTCGACGACGTGGACGATGCCCCCCGGAGCGCCGGCAGCCGGCTCGTGTCCATCGGCGGCAGGCTCTTCCACGAGGCGGTCATCGCCCGAGTCGGCGACCAGGCGCGTGCGGCCGTCAGCGGACGGGGGGCGACCGTCGCAGCGACCAGGGCGGCGACCGGCCTTCCCCCCGCGGCAGCCGCCGCAGTCGTCACTGGGTTGGTCGCCGAGGGTGCGATGACGCTGCGAGGAGCCCGGCTGATGCCTCCGGGGGCCGGCACCATCGGCGCCGAGGCGCACACCGTCTCCTCGGCACTCGCCTCCGCGGGGCTTCGCGCGCTGTCGATGCGCGAGCTGCCGGGAATCACCGGCCTCGACGAGGATGCCATCGCCTCGGCCCTGGCGGCCCTGCGGGACGCCGGGAGGGTTCGGCGCGTCGAGGACCTGTGGTTCGACGCCGCCGCACTCGAGGGCGCGTGGCGGGAGGTGTCCCCGATCTTCGAGCGGGGCCCCGTCGGGATCGGAGCATTGAGGGATGCCTGGGGCGTCGGGCGTCGCCACGCCCTCGCCATCGCCGGCCATCTCGACGACGTGGGCCTCACCAAACGCGAGGGCGACGCGCGGGTTCTACGCCGCGGCGCGCGGCGGCCATGA
- the selA gene encoding L-seryl-tRNA(Sec) selenium transferase produces MPGPDPRRSLPSVDSVLGDPTVRALADRHGRTRVTDEVRAVLAARRTTQAGVGGLAREVADRLRASLGEAVNATGVILHTNLGRAPLADAAIDAIQAAAGACTLEWRRDEGTRGSRHDHVSEHLRALTGAEDACAVNTNAGAVLLALCSLGGGEVVVSRGQLVEIGGGFRVPDILAASGLRLVEVGTTNRTRIEDYARAVGEETVAILRVHPSNFRTVGFTEEAPLAALAGLARERGIALLDDTGSGVLRADARLPDEPDVRASVAAGSDLVCFSADKLLGGPQAGLIVGRREAVARCTAHPLMRALRPDKLTLAALEATLALHRDPERAWREIPALRMLAASSQERRAAADGLARAIGGEVVATVGRVGGGTMPLHELASWAVVPDHVGDAQAFSARLRSGDPPVVTRIADGRVLIDVLALGEGDLLRIPDLVRGARA; encoded by the coding sequence ATGCCGGGGCCTGACCCCCGACGGTCGCTCCCGTCGGTCGACTCGGTCCTCGGCGATCCGACGGTGCGGGCCCTCGCCGACCGGCACGGCAGGACGCGCGTGACCGACGAGGTCCGCGCCGTGCTCGCGGCGCGACGAACGACGCAAGCGGGAGTCGGCGGCCTGGCGCGTGAGGTCGCCGACCGTCTCCGGGCGTCTCTCGGTGAGGCGGTCAACGCGACGGGCGTCATCCTGCACACCAACCTCGGCCGAGCCCCGCTCGCCGACGCCGCGATCGACGCGATCCAGGCCGCCGCGGGGGCCTGCACCCTCGAGTGGCGGCGCGACGAGGGCACGCGGGGATCACGGCACGACCATGTGTCGGAACACCTGCGCGCCCTCACCGGCGCCGAGGACGCCTGCGCGGTCAACACCAACGCCGGCGCCGTTCTCCTCGCCCTCTGCTCCCTCGGCGGCGGCGAGGTCGTCGTGTCACGCGGCCAGCTCGTCGAGATCGGAGGCGGGTTCCGGGTGCCGGACATCCTCGCCGCGTCCGGGCTGCGCCTGGTGGAGGTCGGGACCACCAACCGCACCCGAATCGAGGACTACGCGCGTGCCGTCGGGGAGGAGACCGTCGCCATCCTGCGCGTTCACCCCTCGAACTTCCGGACCGTCGGATTCACTGAAGAGGCCCCGCTCGCCGCCCTCGCAGGACTCGCCCGGGAGCGGGGCATCGCCCTGCTCGACGACACCGGAAGCGGCGTCCTGCGCGCCGATGCGCGCCTGCCGGACGAGCCGGATGTCCGCGCCAGCGTCGCCGCGGGGTCCGACCTCGTCTGCTTCAGCGCCGACAAGCTCCTGGGAGGCCCGCAGGCCGGGCTGATCGTGGGACGCCGGGAGGCCGTCGCGCGCTGCACCGCCCACCCGCTGATGCGTGCCCTGCGACCCGACAAGCTCACGCTCGCAGCCCTCGAGGCGACCCTCGCACTGCACCGCGACCCTGAGCGGGCCTGGCGTGAGATCCCGGCCCTGCGGATGCTCGCAGCCTCGTCGCAGGAGCGCCGCGCGGCGGCGGACGGTCTCGCTCGGGCCATCGGGGGCGAGGTGGTGGCCACCGTCGGGCGCGTCGGCGGGGGCACGATGCCCCTCCACGAACTGGCCAGCTGGGCCGTCGTGCCCGATCACGTCGGCGATGCCCAGGCGTTCTCTGCCCGCCTGCGCTCCGGCGACCCGCCGGTGGTCACCCGCATCGCCGATGGCAGAGTCCTGATCGATGTGCTGGCTCTCGGGGAGGGCGACCTGCTCCGCATCCCGGATCTGGTTCGGGGGGCGCGAGCGTGA
- the selD gene encoding selenide, water dikinase SelD, protein MGLTQLARGAGCGSKLGKDVLLEALRGLPLPSGDPDVLVGPATLDDACVYRLRDDLAIVASVDFFTPVVDDPATFGAIAATNALSDLYAMGAAPTLALAVCAYPKDGDLTVLGAILAGGAQAALALGCPVLGGHSIDDPEPKYGLAVVGTAHPDRLLTNAAGRAGDDLLLTKPLGVGLVATARGAGAAGVDVCARADAWMLTANRDASEAAVECGLTAATDVTGYGLLGHLHEMCEASGTGAEVLAASVPRIEGVDALARAGHLSGGLRRNLAATAAHVEFDAGVDEVERLVLADPQTSGGLLLSVAPTRRAALERALARRGVQAWPVGRLTDGAPGRIRVHAGA, encoded by the coding sequence GTGGGCCTGACGCAGCTCGCCCGCGGAGCCGGATGCGGATCCAAACTCGGGAAGGACGTGCTGCTCGAGGCCCTGCGGGGTCTCCCGTTGCCAAGCGGCGACCCGGACGTCCTCGTCGGCCCCGCCACCCTCGACGATGCCTGTGTCTACCGCCTCCGGGACGACCTGGCGATCGTCGCGTCGGTCGACTTCTTCACCCCCGTCGTCGACGACCCAGCGACCTTCGGGGCGATCGCCGCGACCAACGCCCTGAGCGACCTGTACGCGATGGGGGCGGCGCCGACGCTGGCGCTCGCGGTCTGCGCGTACCCCAAAGACGGCGACCTCACCGTCCTCGGGGCGATCCTCGCGGGGGGAGCCCAGGCGGCCCTCGCCCTCGGCTGCCCGGTCCTCGGAGGGCACTCGATCGACGACCCCGAGCCGAAGTACGGCCTCGCCGTCGTCGGCACCGCCCACCCGGACCGGCTCCTGACGAACGCCGCGGGCCGGGCGGGGGATGACCTGCTGCTGACCAAACCCCTCGGGGTCGGCCTGGTGGCGACGGCGAGGGGAGCGGGGGCGGCCGGAGTCGATGTCTGCGCCCGCGCCGATGCGTGGATGCTCACGGCCAACCGGGATGCCTCCGAGGCGGCCGTGGAATGCGGGCTCACCGCCGCGACGGACGTCACCGGCTACGGGCTCCTCGGACACCTCCACGAGATGTGCGAGGCGAGCGGTACCGGCGCCGAGGTCCTCGCCGCGTCGGTTCCCCGCATCGAGGGTGTCGACGCCCTCGCGAGGGCCGGCCACCTGTCGGGGGGGCTGCGCCGCAATCTCGCCGCCACCGCAGCCCACGTCGAGTTCGACGCGGGCGTCGACGAGGTCGAGCGCCTGGTGCTCGCCGATCCCCAGACCAGTGGGGGGTTGCTGCTCTCCGTCGCACCGACACGCAGGGCCGCCCTGGAGCGTGCCCTTGCCCGGCGCGGCGTCCAGGCATGGCCCGTGGGGCGGCTCACCGATGGCGCCCCGGGTCGCATACGGGTGCATGCCGGGGCCTGA
- a CDS encoding DM13 domain-containing protein → MRRILAPALAAVIAVGGIASTAHAAPSTATQKAPTTTILRGAFTDSAKYTGSGSVAVTRRSGVRTLRLARNFRADPGSIRLRLYVATDPSGRDFVDLGPMAETGAQSFRVPTRLSFSRYRYVIAWCAAVDEPITQARLIRPRR, encoded by the coding sequence ATGCGCCGAATCCTCGCTCCCGCCCTGGCCGCCGTCATCGCCGTTGGAGGCATCGCCTCGACGGCTCACGCGGCCCCCTCCACGGCGACCCAGAAGGCCCCGACGACCACCATTCTGCGGGGGGCCTTCACCGACTCCGCGAAGTACACCGGCAGCGGGTCGGTCGCCGTCACCCGCCGCTCCGGGGTCCGCACCCTGCGACTCGCCCGGAACTTCCGGGCCGACCCCGGGTCGATCCGCCTGCGTCTCTACGTGGCGACGGACCCGTCCGGCAGGGACTTCGTCGATCTCGGCCCGATGGCCGAGACCGGTGCCCAGTCGTTCCGCGTGCCCACACGCCTCAGCTTCAGTCGCTACCGCTACGTGATCGCCTGGTGCGCGGCCGTCGACGAGCCGATCACCCAGGCCAGGCTGATCCGGCCGCGCCGGTGA
- a CDS encoding DoxX family protein, producing the protein MPVGTSDPEPSGDVRRESLRLGQGLAALRIFFGLILFANGISKLFSFTDISLGPYQANLIDRGLARSILENEAARTELPLIDTIATEVLLPNWGFFEWVITFMELGIGALLIVGLATRGAALLGLGQQLFLAGLYFSSNRWAFEQPHEYIPLLILAIVPAGRVWGLDGAVIARRPQLRRWPF; encoded by the coding sequence GTGCCGGTGGGGACCAGCGACCCCGAGCCCTCAGGCGATGTGCGCCGGGAGTCGCTGAGACTGGGTCAGGGTCTTGCCGCCCTCCGGATCTTCTTCGGGTTGATCCTCTTCGCCAACGGGATCTCGAAGCTGTTCTCGTTCACCGACATCTCCCTCGGGCCCTACCAGGCGAACCTCATCGACCGTGGCCTTGCCCGGTCGATCCTGGAGAACGAAGCGGCCCGCACCGAGCTCCCGCTGATCGACACGATCGCGACGGAGGTGCTCCTCCCCAACTGGGGCTTCTTCGAGTGGGTCATCACGTTCATGGAACTCGGCATCGGCGCGCTCCTGATCGTCGGCCTCGCCACGCGCGGTGCCGCCCTCCTCGGGCTCGGCCAGCAGCTCTTCCTCGCCGGGCTGTACTTCTCCAGCAACCGCTGGGCGTTCGAGCAACCCCATGAGTACATCCCCCTGTTGATCCTCGCCATCGTCCCGGCGGGACGTGTCTGGGGCCTCGACGGCGCCGTGATCGCGCGTCGCCCACAGCTGCGACGGTGGCCGTTCTGA
- a CDS encoding carboxymuconolactone decarboxylase family protein, giving the protein MAVLSGPSGSVDARLPVVGRDQAALTVRAMYADGDPSNITKVLAGSPDTLAAMAPFLSQVMNPTTLDLATKEVVVLRVSVVNRCAYCVPTHQVAARRAGLSPEAVATLSARELTDEGLTAKEHTLAAYCDRVVIDAATVDEGLLAEMRRHFEDHEIVELTVLAGAITTLNYVAGVAGIPIDPRTLSAE; this is encoded by the coding sequence GTGGCCGTTCTGAGCGGGCCGAGCGGTTCGGTCGACGCGCGGCTCCCCGTCGTCGGACGCGACCAGGCGGCCCTCACCGTCCGGGCGATGTACGCGGATGGTGACCCCTCCAACATCACCAAGGTACTTGCGGGGTCGCCGGACACCCTGGCGGCGATGGCTCCGTTCCTGTCGCAGGTGATGAACCCGACCACCCTCGACCTCGCGACGAAGGAGGTCGTCGTCCTTCGCGTGTCGGTGGTCAACCGGTGCGCCTACTGCGTACCGACCCACCAGGTGGCGGCCCGGCGGGCGGGCCTGTCACCAGAGGCCGTCGCAACGCTGTCCGCGCGGGAACTCACCGACGAAGGCCTCACCGCGAAGGAGCACACGCTCGCCGCCTACTGCGACCGGGTCGTCATCGACGCGGCCACGGTGGACGAGGGCCTGCTCGCCGAGATGCGCCGTCACTTCGAGGATCACGAGATCGTCGAGCTGACGGTCCTCGCCGGGGCGATCACGACGCTCAACTACGTCGCCGGTGTCGCCGGGATCCCCATCGACCCCCGGACCCTCTCCGCCGAATGA
- a CDS encoding radical SAM protein yields MNQLGDAVRAAIEEARLGPRLWLYANYHCNLTCSYCLTESGPGVPRRALPADAMARAVAEAADLGFRGIGVTGGEPFLRPDLPAVAADLSGVLPVLVLTNATLFEGRRIDRLDPLRGRDVTLQISLDAASPVANDPMRGPGNFERVIDAIPRLLERGIGVRVATTLYGQTDEELEAVKRLVADLGIPADDHVVRPTAARGRAAEAGLGELAGIDELPAEATVTVDGLFWSPFAPTVRGGRLDTDLLVSRQTSPLAEGMRSFLGLVSQVPLAEATRFR; encoded by the coding sequence ATGAACCAACTGGGCGACGCGGTCCGCGCGGCGATCGAGGAGGCACGCCTCGGGCCGCGCCTGTGGCTGTACGCCAACTACCACTGCAACCTCACCTGCTCCTATTGCCTCACCGAGTCGGGCCCCGGCGTGCCCCGTCGCGCTCTTCCCGCCGACGCGATGGCCCGGGCCGTCGCGGAAGCCGCCGACCTGGGCTTCCGCGGTATCGGCGTCACCGGGGGGGAGCCGTTCCTTCGCCCCGACCTGCCGGCCGTCGCCGCGGACCTGTCCGGCGTTCTCCCGGTGCTCGTCCTGACGAACGCGACGCTCTTCGAGGGGCGGAGGATCGACCGGCTCGATCCGCTCCGCGGCCGTGATGTCACCCTCCAGATCTCCCTCGATGCCGCAAGCCCCGTCGCGAACGATCCGATGCGGGGCCCCGGCAACTTCGAGCGGGTGATCGACGCGATCCCGCGGCTGCTGGAGCGCGGCATCGGCGTACGCGTCGCGACGACCCTGTACGGCCAAACCGACGAGGAACTGGAGGCGGTCAAGCGGCTCGTCGCCGACCTCGGCATACCAGCCGACGACCACGTCGTACGCCCGACCGCTGCCCGCGGCCGTGCGGCCGAGGCGGGCCTCGGGGAGCTCGCCGGCATCGACGAGCTCCCGGCCGAGGCGACGGTGACGGTGGACGGCCTCTTCTGGAGTCCCTTCGCGCCGACGGTGCGGGGCGGCCGCCTCGACACCGACCTCCTCGTTTCGCGCCAGACCTCACCCTTGGCGGAGGGGATGCGGAGCTTCCTCGGCCTCGTCAGCCAAGTGCCCCTCGCCGAGGCGACCCGCTTCAGGTGA